In Poecile atricapillus isolate bPoeAtr1 chromosome 12, bPoeAtr1.hap1, whole genome shotgun sequence, one DNA window encodes the following:
- the LOC131583735 gene encoding fibronectin type-III domain-containing protein 3a-like: MMADQPPPLEATPLLNEVPLLPHMVNGDSIQQVILVQVNPGETFTITTEDGHIQCIQGPAHVPMMSPNGSMPPIFVPPGYVSQVVEENGVRRVVVVPHSGEFHPSMHPPPPPPPPHVPHYMHHPHALLPPPPHPVFPAVPGTGELPPQFMHQPPPPHVFQEQEPRSHGRTNFIQRDERSLKMQEHLKKRLKDRQASGHTNNKLNSPPSSPHKVLSSSNATIPNGNGKGQQGAVGALKQKQIGKTKGTPEAEMGESDTESRKCDTHLSIGKPVVSDIQARSAVLSWNLPVSSQNGESHSHSPAAFTFEVAISNSGKNGKFKSVYVGEELTITLPDLRPATDYHARVSATSSSIKETISELVSFTTESCEPDCPAAPKLINRTKNSLSLQWKSSNDNGSKITNFLLEWDEGKNGPFKECYYGHLKQYKLTKLTPSTRYSLRLAAKNDIGMSGFSETVTFGTAGVVPPAPAPPALLEAGVTWMALGWSPPAGGALDDSLTYSLDMEEEGSGYGFQPQYNGDELSCTLRNLRRSTSYKFRLFAYNSEGKSSPSEVVEHSTKPDRPGAPSKPVVKGKIHPHSVRVTWEPPKDNGGSDIYKYFLEISEASVGARWEPIYSGAQREHVCDHLRPGTSYRLRVSCASKGGESQASDVTTVTTAAVPPGPCPAPALVGKAKPKEITLQWGPPAVDGGSEITEYLLEMASSEQEERRVVYQGPAAEFGVTNLLPGRTYSFWLRAGNKVGFGPHSEKAELCTAPGPPEQCCKPLITCKSATCAVVSWESPACNGAEITEYRLDWGQVEGSMHIIYTGPCQSYEVKGLTPATTYYCRVQAVNVAGAGLFGDTGMVTTPPSVPAAVAVLHLLEEDQMEISPPFSTCLAIQWEEPCCHGAEITGYNIEYGEKQLVTVGRNTTHVLENLLPDTLYRIRIQAINSFGVGPFSHSMKAKTKPLPPDPPHLECVVFSYQSLKLKWGEGPSRALIPNPTQFNLQMEDRFGRFVTVYNGPCHTYKVQRLSESTTYHFRIQAYNDAGEGAFSEVCAFTTTKSPPAPLKAPKVIQLEENTLEITWEPLQPMKGDSIVYILQLAAGREFDQVYKGPEPCFRLPAAQTNCEYRARVCAGRQCHDLPGCPELYGPYSPSSVFCCQRREPGPAAAPAGAELAQSGKRLREERVIAVALLCGFAVVAILFAVVIQYFVIK; this comes from the exons ATGATGGCTGACCAGCCGCCCCCTCTGGAAGCCACACCTCTGCTGAATGAAGTGCCACTTCTACCTCACATGGTCAACGGGGACAGCATCCAGCAG GTGATTCTTGTCCAGGTAAACCCAGGTGAAACATTTACAATTACAACTGAAGATGGACACATTCAGTGCATTCAAG GTCCAGCACATGTCCCTATGATGTCACCAAACGGTTCCATGCCGCCGATTTTTGTGCCTCCCGGTTACGTATCTCAG GTGGTGGAAGAAAACGGGGTTCGGCGAGTGGTGGTGGTGCCCCACTCGGGGGAATTCCATCCTTCCATgcatccccctcctcctccccctcctccccacgtACCCCATTACATGCACCACCCCCAtgccctgctgccaccccctCCTCACCCCGTGTTCCCCGCCGTGCCCGGCACAGGAGAGCTCCCACCTCAGTTCATGCACCAGCCCCCACCACCACACGTGTTCCAGGAGCAAG AACCTCGTTCCCATGGAAGGACAAACTTCATCCAGAGGGACGAGAGGAGTCTCAAAATGCAGGAACACCTCAAGAAGAGGCTAAAGGACAGACAAGCCAGTGGTCACACCAACAATAAACTGAACAGCCCTCCCTCATCACCACATAAAGTCCTTAGTTCTTCCAATGCCACAATTCCCAATGGGAATGGCAAGGGCCAGCAAGGGGCAGTTGGAGCACTAAAGCAGAAGCAGATAGGAAAAACAAAGGGCACTCCAGAGGCTGAGATGGGAG AATCTGACACAGAATCCAGGAAATGTGATACTCACTTGAGCATTGGCAAGCCAGTC GTTTCTGATATACAAGCAAGATCAGCCGTTCTGTCCTGGAATCTCCCAGTTAGTTCACAGAATGGAGAGAGCCATAGTCATAGTCCAGCAGCATTTACATTTGAAGTAGCAATATCCAACAGtggtaaaaatggaaaatttaaatCTGTCTATGT TGGGGAAGAATTAACAATTACACTTCCTGATCTCAGACCAGCCACTGATTATCATGCCAG AGTTTCAGCTACCAGCAGTTCCATCAAAGAAACCATTTCAGAACTGGTGAGCTTCACTACAGAGAGTTGTGAGCCAGACTGTCCAGCTGCCCCAAAACTGATTAACAGAACCAAAAACAGCCTGAGCTTGCAGTGGAAG tcCTCAAATGACAATGGTTCCAAAATAACTAATTTTCTTTTAGAATGGGATGAG GGGAAGAATGGCCCCTTCAAGGAATGTTACTACGGGCACCTGAAGCAGTACAAGCTCACCAAACTCACTCCCTCCACAAGATACTCCCTCAGACTGGCTGCTAAAAACGACATTGGAATGAG TGGGTTCAGTGAGACGGTGACGTTTGGCACAGCCGGGGTGGTGCCGCCGGCCCCGGCACCGCCCGCGCTGCTGGAAGCAGGAGTGACCTGGATGGCCCTGGGATGGAGCCCTCCTGCAGGAGGGGCCTTGGATGACTCCCTCACCTACAGCCTGGACATGGAAGAAGAAGGTTCT GGCTATGGATTCCAGCCCCAGTACAATGGAGATGAGCTCTCATGCACTTTAAGAAACCTGAGGAGGAGTACATCCTATAAGTTCAGG CTCTTTGCCTACAAcagtgaaggaaaaagcagTCCCAGTGAGGTGGTGGagcacagcaccaaacctgacagACCTGGAGCTCCGAGTAAACCTGTTGTAAAGGGCAAGATCCATCCCCACAGTGTGAGAGTCACGTGGG AACCCCCCAAGGATAATGGAGGATCAGACATTTATAAATACTTCCTGGAAATCTCCGAGGCATCAGTTG gaGCGAGGTGGGAGCCCATTTACAGCGGAGCCCAGCGGGAACACGTCTGTGACCACCTCAGGCCTGGCACCTCCTACAGACTCCGGGTGTCCTGTGCCAGTAAAGGTGGGGAGAGCCAg GCCTCTGATGTCACGACTGTCACGACGGCGGCCGTTCCCCCTGGGCCCTGTCCTGCCCCGGCCCTGGTGGGCAAAGCCAAGCCCAAGGAAATCACTTTGCAGTGGG GTCCCCCAGCTGTGGATGGAGGCTCAGAGATCACAGAGTATCTCCTGGAGATGGCCAGCTCGGAGCAGGAGGAGCGCAGGGTGGTTTATCAGGGCCCAGCAGCTGAGTTTGGAGTGACCAACCTGCTCCCAGGGAGAACCTACAGCTTCTGGCTCCGGGCAGGGAACAAAGTCGGG tttgGCCCCCACTCTGAGAAGGCAGAGCTTTGCACTGCTCCAGGACCCCCTGAGCAGTGCTGCAAACCCCTGATAACCTGCAAAAGTGCAACTTGTGCTGTGGTTTCGTGGGAG AGCCCGGCGTGCAACGGAGCAGAAATCACCGAGTACAGGCTGGACTGGGGCCAGGTGGAGGGGTCCATGCACATCATCTACACTGGCCCCTGCCAGAGCTATGAGGTCAAGGGGCTCACACCTGCAACCACCTATTACTGCAGAGTCCAG GCTGTGAACGTGGCTGGGGCGGGGCTGTTTGGGGACACGGGCATGGTGACCACGCCTCCATCAGTGCCCGCAGCCGTGGCCGTGCTCCACTTACTTGAAGAGGATCAGATGGAAatttcccctcctttctccaCGTGCCTTGCAATCCAGTGGGAAGAGCCCTGCTGCCACGGGGCAGAGATCACAGGGTACAACATCGAGTATGGGGAGAAGCAGCTGGTCACTGTGGGGAGAAACACAACCCATGTCCTTGAGAATCTGCTGCCTGACACCCTGTACAG GATCAGGATACAGGCCATCAACAGCTTTGGAGTCGGTCCTTTCAGTCATTCCATGaaagccaaaaccaaaccactaCCTCCTGACCCTCCCCACCTGGAATGTGTGGTCTTCAGCTACCAGAGCCTTAAACTGAAATGGGGAGAAGGGCCCAGCAGAGCTTTAATTCCCAACCCTACTCAGTTCAACCTGCAGATGGAGGACAGGTTTGGCAG GTTTGTGACAGTCTATAATGGTCCCTGTCACACCTACAAGGTGCAGAGGCTCAGCGAATCCACCACGTACCATTTCCGCATCCAGGCGTACAACGATGCTGGGGAAGGAGCCTTCTCAGAGGTCTGTGCTTTCACCACCACCAAGTCTCCACCTGCACCTCTCAAAG CACCCAAAGTGATTCAGCTGGAAGAAAACACTTTGGAAATCACATGGGAGCCTCTACAGCCGATGAAAGGAGATTCCATTGTTTACATCCTTCAActtgctgctggcagagagTTTGATCAG GTGTACAAGGGCCCCGAGCCGTGCTTCCGGCTGCCGGCCGCGCAGACGAACTGTGAGTACCGCGCGCGCGTCTGCGCCGGCCGCCAGTGCCACGACCTGCCGGGCTGCCCGGAGCTCTACGGCCCCTACAGCCCCAGCAGCGTGTTCTGCTGCCAGCGCCGGGAgccgggccccgccgcagccccgGCCGGCGCCGAGCTGGCGCAGAGCGGCAAGCGGCTGCGCGAGGAGCGCGTCATCGCCGTCGCGCTGCTCTGCGGCTTCGCCGTGGTCGCCATCCTCTTCGCCGTGGTCATCCAGTACTTCGTCATCAAGTAG